In the Campylobacter showae genome, one interval contains:
- a CDS encoding LptF/LptG family permease has translation MNLYARYVGWLYFKYFVIIFVALTLFYVGIDILTNLKDMPASANLKLLYFGLTSLTAVNYVLPLALIFALITSKFSMIRSNELVSFYALGIDKNRLIKPPFYIALAITFIYVGLNFTPFAYAYEYGRNIVKLSNLSRTSSDIFLKFEGKFVYMDSLNPVSGEAKDVRIFDINGSNLRSATFGESGRFIDDAWLLKNAKIVNLPQNIKLGEKGLDIKTPSELKTLENFKPKTIESASAESSAITIPDAVDYILAFKDEGIGLNSTKTTLYNLAFAPFFAPFMVLIIYYFLPVTGRFFNLALKSFIFTIASLCVWGVLFVMMRFARNGVVSPEIGVLLPIILLGAYAFYLRFGSR, from the coding sequence ATGAATCTTTACGCGCGTTACGTCGGCTGGCTTTATTTTAAATATTTCGTGATTATATTCGTTGCGCTCACACTTTTTTACGTCGGTATCGACATCCTAACCAACCTAAAAGATATGCCCGCAAGCGCGAACCTGAAGCTGCTTTACTTCGGCCTTACCTCGCTTACGGCGGTAAACTACGTCTTGCCGCTTGCGCTCATTTTTGCGTTGATAACTAGCAAATTTAGCATGATTCGTAGCAACGAGCTCGTGAGTTTTTACGCGCTGGGTATCGATAAAAATCGCCTGATAAAGCCGCCTTTCTACATCGCGCTTGCCATCACGTTTATCTACGTCGGACTAAATTTCACGCCTTTTGCCTACGCCTACGAGTACGGGCGAAACATCGTCAAGCTCTCGAATTTATCGCGCACGAGCTCTGATATTTTCTTAAAATTCGAAGGTAAATTTGTCTATATGGACAGCCTAAATCCAGTTAGCGGCGAGGCTAAAGACGTGCGGATATTTGACATAAACGGCAGCAACTTGCGCAGCGCTACCTTTGGCGAAAGCGGGAGGTTTATAGACGATGCGTGGCTTTTAAAGAACGCTAAAATCGTAAATTTGCCGCAAAATATCAAGCTCGGCGAAAAGGGACTCGATATCAAAACGCCAAGCGAGCTAAAAACGCTTGAAAATTTTAAACCAAAAACGATAGAAAGCGCGTCGGCGGAGAGCTCGGCGATCACGATCCCGGATGCGGTGGATTACATTTTGGCGTTTAAGGATGAGGGTATCGGGCTAAATTCGACCAAAACCACGCTTTATAACCTCGCTTTCGCGCCGTTTTTTGCGCCTTTTATGGTGCTTATCATTTACTATTTTTTGCCGGTTACGGGACGATTTTTTAACCTCGCCTTAAAAAGCTTTATCTTCACGATCGCCTCGCTTTGCGTCTGGGGCGTGCTTTTTGTGATGATGAGGTTTGCTAGAAACGGCGTCGTCTCGCCCGAGATCGGCGTGCTTTTGCCGATAATTTTACTCGGCGCCTACGCTTTTTATCTGCGTTTTGGGAGTCGTTAA
- the pth gene encoding aminoacyl-tRNA hydrolase — MILIVGLGNPGPEYSKTRHNVGFMLIDRLKNSNFTDVSSAKFQGELFKFQKLLFLKPTTFMNLSGRSVKAVTDFYKPERIIVIHDDLDLNFGVVKFKKGGGNGGHNGLKSIDALMGADYERVRIGIGRSAHKCESAVTGHVLGEFNADEKEGLEKILDYCENALNELIKTDIDAVSQKFSTKKGIL; from the coding sequence TTGATACTCATAGTCGGACTGGGGAATCCCGGTCCCGAGTACTCCAAAACAAGACACAACGTCGGCTTTATGCTGATAGATAGACTAAAAAACTCAAATTTTACAGATGTAAGCTCGGCCAAATTTCAAGGCGAGCTGTTTAAATTTCAAAAGTTACTTTTTCTAAAACCGACAACCTTTATGAACCTAAGCGGACGAAGCGTAAAAGCCGTCACCGATTTTTACAAACCAGAGCGCATTATTGTTATTCACGACGATCTTGATCTAAATTTCGGCGTCGTTAAATTTAAAAAGGGCGGCGGAAACGGCGGACACAACGGTCTAAAGTCAATCGACGCATTAATGGGTGCAGACTACGAACGCGTACGTATCGGTATCGGTAGAAGCGCGCACAAATGCGAAAGCGCGGTAACCGGCCATGTGCTTGGCGAATTTAACGCAGATGAAAAAGAGGGATTGGAAAAAATTTTGGACTACTGTGAAAACGCGCTAAATGAGCTAATAAAAACCGACATCGACGCCGTTTCGCAAAAATTTTCAACCAAAAAAGGCATTTTGTGA
- a CDS encoding 50S ribosomal protein L25/general stress protein Ctc: protein MLEGIVRESIGKKASKALRRDGYLIANIYGKGLENVQAAFKINDFIKEVRKKESLAFDVKVGGKTLKVVVVEYQKDPVTNALKHVDLKVALPGVVSKYMIPVKPYGTPVGLKNKGVLIISKRRLAVKCTAENLPNSFDIDVSGLDIDDTVLVRDITVPAGVTMIDADRVAVLGVIKAK from the coding sequence ATGTTAGAAGGTATCGTTAGAGAGAGTATCGGTAAAAAGGCGTCAAAAGCCTTAAGAAGAGATGGTTATCTAATCGCCAACATTTACGGCAAGGGATTAGAGAATGTGCAAGCCGCTTTTAAAATCAATGATTTTATAAAAGAGGTTCGCAAAAAAGAGAGCCTTGCGTTTGACGTAAAAGTAGGCGGAAAAACCTTAAAAGTCGTAGTAGTCGAATATCAAAAAGACCCTGTGACAAACGCGCTAAAACACGTTGATTTAAAGGTTGCGCTTCCAGGCGTCGTCTCAAAATATATGATCCCGGTTAAACCTTACGGAACTCCGGTCGGTCTAAAAAATAAAGGCGTTTTGATCATCTCAAAAAGGCGCTTAGCCGTAAAATGCACGGCTGAAAATTTGCCAAATTCATTCGACATAGACGTTAGCGGTCTTGATATAGACGACACCGTCCTAGTGCGCGATATAACCGTTCCTGCGGGCGTCACTATGATCGATGCTGACCGCGTAGCGGTTCTAGGCGTAATAAAAGCTAAATAA
- a CDS encoding type IV pilus twitching motility protein PilT, protein MKPLRFTSVNEEDVKDYEPVGSSIKFDSQDDALERIIKLKAKVLRSDIEHHRNKNKENSHEDEQEVVPLKADDAVREEVALQPKPKFEEIGGFDDLPKLKPIDDELAKEEEQEEPVKIDKFDAFSAPAELESKRQELNENLQAINEALNEIDALDEIPEQIDEIDEEAIFVAWKEPQIEKDTQEIGEFDKESEKSAEPVEETVAKEQTPNEKDQLLDFLRDEFSSVELEEDEPDNGDKFDVSQSDQDKFDTEDDEDFQSKFDSIKNEFDIAKNEINSGQTQSNLSADFWDVPQSKELEDKDFLKIDEHADLSEPEEQILEPNLRQTQEETSKGVEQVQTINDTQENRINTVKEPEARPVRRRDRAALLAELGLTMEEEAFGMSIRPPMPQDDDESEKRAAMKAVLDGYLMKLIELGGSDLHVKSDRVVRGRFNGEMVVMGDTVLDYDRSILIAKEILGANYYSLMKRKSVDFTYRLNDDYRFRSNVFLQMDGISFVFRTIPTKIPTMSELLLPPVIEKLCDKVNRGIILVTGPTGSGKTTTLASMINYLNHTKNYHIVTIEDPIEFIYSDDKSVINQRGIGQDVDSFADALRASLREDPDVIFVGEMRDLETVRTAINAAETGHLVLATLHTLDAKETIGRVINMFPKEEQNRVRMTFASVAEAIISQRLVVTTGNKRRVACEIMIKNIRIRDMILEDRDSEIYDAIEQSRNTYQMQTFEQHLLDMYTSGIITKEEALKSAGRRENLDIKIKSADLAKKRAMVASIEEDAALLREFQSDVIALKDIK, encoded by the coding sequence ATGAAGCCTTTAAGATTTACCTCCGTGAACGAAGAGGACGTTAAGGACTACGAGCCTGTTGGTTCTAGCATTAAATTTGATAGCCAGGACGATGCCTTAGAGCGCATTATCAAGCTAAAAGCAAAGGTTTTAAGAAGCGATATAGAACATCATAGAAACAAAAATAAAGAAAACTCGCACGAGGACGAGCAAGAGGTAGTGCCGCTAAAAGCGGACGACGCCGTGCGCGAAGAGGTTGCGCTGCAACCGAAGCCTAAATTTGAAGAGATCGGCGGGTTTGATGATTTGCCAAAGCTAAAGCCAATTGACGACGAGCTTGCAAAAGAAGAGGAGCAAGAAGAGCCGGTTAAGATCGATAAATTTGACGCATTTAGCGCGCCTGCCGAGCTAGAATCAAAAAGGCAAGAGCTAAACGAAAATTTGCAAGCTATCAATGAGGCTCTAAATGAAATAGACGCGCTAGACGAGATACCTGAGCAAATAGATGAAATCGACGAAGAAGCTATTTTTGTAGCATGGAAAGAGCCGCAAATAGAAAAAGATACGCAAGAAATAGGCGAATTTGACAAAGAGAGCGAAAAATCAGCTGAGCCTGTAGAGGAAACGGTAGCAAAGGAACAGACCCCTAACGAAAAAGATCAGCTCTTGGACTTTTTAAGGGATGAATTTAGCTCGGTAGAGCTCGAAGAAGACGAGCCTGATAACGGCGATAAATTTGACGTAAGCCAAAGCGATCAGGATAAATTTGATACCGAGGACGACGAGGACTTTCAGAGTAAATTCGACTCTATCAAAAACGAATTTGATATCGCTAAAAACGAGATAAATTCTGGTCAAACTCAGTCAAATTTAAGCGCTGATTTTTGGGACGTGCCGCAAAGTAAAGAGCTAGAGGATAAAGATTTTCTAAAGATCGACGAGCATGCTGATTTAAGCGAGCCCGAGGAACAAATTTTAGAGCCGAATTTAAGGCAAACGCAAGAAGAAACAAGCAAAGGAGTAGAGCAGGTGCAAACTATAAACGATACGCAAGAAAACCGAATAAATACGGTAAAAGAGCCGGAAGCAAGACCCGTTAGGCGTAGAGATAGGGCCGCGCTTTTAGCCGAGCTTGGACTAACGATGGAAGAAGAAGCCTTTGGGATGTCTATTAGGCCGCCGATGCCGCAAGATGACGACGAAAGCGAAAAAAGAGCCGCTATGAAGGCGGTTTTGGATGGATATCTGATGAAGCTTATCGAGCTTGGCGGCAGCGACTTGCACGTGAAGTCGGACAGGGTGGTTCGCGGTAGATTTAACGGCGAGATGGTAGTTATGGGCGATACGGTTTTGGATTATGACCGCTCGATACTCATTGCCAAGGAAATTTTAGGAGCGAATTATTATAGCCTAATGAAAAGAAAGAGCGTTGATTTTACCTATAGATTAAACGACGACTACCGTTTCCGCTCTAACGTCTTTTTGCAGATGGACGGCATATCTTTCGTATTTAGAACGATCCCGACGAAAATTCCTACCATGTCTGAGCTTTTATTGCCGCCGGTTATTGAAAAGCTTTGCGATAAAGTAAACAGAGGCATCATCCTAGTAACCGGGCCGACCGGTAGCGGTAAAACGACGACGTTAGCTAGTATGATAAACTACCTAAATCACACGAAAAACTATCACATCGTCACTATCGAAGATCCGATTGAGTTTATATATAGCGACGATAAAAGCGTAATAAATCAGCGCGGCATCGGCCAAGACGTCGATAGTTTTGCCGACGCGCTAAGAGCCTCTTTGCGCGAAGACCCGGATGTTATATTTGTAGGCGAGATGAGGGACCTAGAGACTGTTAGAACCGCGATAAACGCTGCGGAAACCGGCCACTTAGTGCTTGCTACGCTTCACACGCTTGATGCTAAAGAAACTATCGGCCGCGTCATAAATATGTTCCCTAAAGAGGAGCAAAACCGAGTCAGGATGACTTTTGCTTCGGTTGCGGAGGCTATCATATCTCAGCGTCTAGTCGTAACTACGGGAAATAAACGCCGCGTAGCTTGCGAAATAATGATAAAAAATATAAGAATAAGAGATATGATCCTAGAGGATAGGGATAGCGAAATTTACGATGCGATAGAGCAGAGTAGAAACACCTATCAAATGCAGACTTTTGAGCAGCATTTGCTTGATATGTATACTTCGGGAATCATTACGAAAGAAGAGGCTCTAAAAAGCGCCGGTAGAAGAGAAAACCTCGATATCAAAATCAAATCCGCCGACCTTGCCAAAAAACGAGCGATGGTCGCTTCTATCGAGGAAGACGCTGCGCTTTTAAGAGAATTTCAAAGCGACGTTATCGCGCTTAAAGATATCAAGTAA
- a CDS encoding transaldolase — protein MFNNDINFSLWCDFIERDFLQDEFENLLQIGAINGVTSNPSIFKAAFLSDSYKDVIGQMGKKYPKALYEALAVQDIKIAATKLLRHYANGDDGFVSIEVDPSFCDNAAATVDEGARLHAEIGMPNVMIKIPATKAGFEAMSALTARGIAVNATLIFSPEQAVACLDAFEEGVKAYEKKFPLTPLPKSVISIFVSRFDRLLDEKMRENSLPTGQIGIMNATKIYKIIENKSLPTTRALFASTGVKGDELAKDYYVKELMYQNAVNTAPLDTIKAFITGKNELKTAVSDDSIEKFFGVVKRADIDMEKVYKDLLNDGLKQFVTAFEDIMKALK, from the coding sequence ATGTTTAATAACGATATAAATTTTTCACTGTGGTGTGACTTTATCGAGCGTGACTTTTTGCAAGACGAGTTTGAAAATTTACTTCAAATAGGCGCTATTAACGGCGTGACCTCAAATCCGTCCATCTTTAAAGCCGCATTTTTGTCGGACTCCTACAAAGACGTCATCGGCCAAATGGGCAAAAAATATCCAAAGGCGCTTTACGAGGCGCTCGCGGTGCAAGATATCAAGATAGCCGCGACCAAGCTTTTGAGGCATTACGCAAACGGCGACGACGGGTTTGTTAGCATCGAGGTCGATCCTAGCTTTTGCGATAACGCCGCGGCTACGGTGGACGAGGGCGCTAGGCTACACGCGGAGATCGGCATGCCAAACGTCATGATTAAAATCCCCGCGACAAAAGCGGGCTTTGAAGCGATGAGCGCTCTAACCGCGCGCGGTATCGCGGTAAATGCGACGCTAATTTTCTCGCCGGAGCAAGCCGTAGCGTGTTTGGACGCTTTTGAAGAGGGCGTGAAGGCTTATGAGAAGAAATTTCCGCTAACGCCGCTGCCAAAAAGCGTGATTAGCATTTTTGTTAGCAGGTTTGATCGCTTGCTGGATGAAAAAATGCGCGAGAATTCGCTACCGACGGGTCAAATCGGCATCATGAACGCGACTAAAATTTACAAAATCATAGAAAATAAAAGCTTGCCGACGACAAGAGCGCTATTTGCTAGTACGGGCGTAAAGGGCGATGAGCTGGCAAAGGATTATTACGTAAAAGAGCTGATGTATCAAAATGCGGTAAATACGGCTCCGCTTGATACTATTAAAGCCTTTATCACGGGCAAAAACGAACTTAAAACCGCCGTTAGCGACGACAGTATAGAGAAATTTTTCGGCGTAGTAAAAAGAGCCGACATAGATATGGAGAAGGTTTATAAAGACTTGCTAAACGACGGTTTAAAGCAGTTCGTAACGGCATTTGAAGATATAATGAAAGCACTAAAATAA
- the serB gene encoding phosphoserine phosphatase SerB → MIKLCVFDFDSTLMDGETIDFLAAAKGVGDEVSEITAKAMAGELDFFESLTRRVSLLKGLELTKVDEICSNLPLMPGAAELIAHLKSKGIKVVVFSGGFHSGTDRAQEKLKFDASFANILHHKDGVLTGLVGGEMMFGFSKGAMLVNLQKMLGISKEQTMSVGDGANDLSMFEHSNLKIAFCAKQILRQAATCCVDKKDLREIINLI, encoded by the coding sequence TTGATAAAGCTTTGCGTATTTGATTTTGATTCGACCCTGATGGACGGCGAGACGATAGATTTTCTAGCAGCGGCGAAGGGTGTGGGCGATGAGGTCAGCGAAATAACTGCAAAAGCGATGGCGGGCGAGCTTGATTTTTTCGAGAGCTTGACGCGCCGCGTATCGCTTTTAAAGGGGCTTGAGCTCACTAAAGTGGATGAAATTTGCTCAAATTTGCCGCTCATGCCAGGAGCCGCCGAGCTGATCGCGCATCTAAAAAGCAAAGGCATCAAGGTTGTTGTTTTTAGCGGAGGATTTCACTCGGGCACCGATAGAGCGCAAGAGAAGCTCAAATTTGACGCTAGCTTTGCAAACATCCTGCACCACAAAGACGGCGTCTTAACCGGACTCGTGGGCGGCGAGATGATGTTTGGCTTTTCAAAGGGCGCAATGCTTGTAAATTTGCAAAAAATGCTCGGTATCTCAAAAGAGCAGACGATGAGCGTGGGCGACGGCGCCAACGACCTATCCATGTTTGAGCATTCAAATTTGAAAATCGCGTTTTGCGCGAAGCAAATTTTAAGGCAAGCGGCAACTTGTTGCGTGGATAAAAAAGATTTGCGCGAGATCATAAATTTGATATAA
- a CDS encoding chemotaxis protein CheW — protein MNDKLNQVLKKQKSQVMDPSEKEREEIVQLVGFIVGDEEYAIPILNIQEIIKPIEYTRVPSVPDYVLGVFNLRGSVIPLIDLRKKFSLNAAKPSPSTRYIVMKEGDNVAGFVIDRLTEAIRIQQNRIDPPPETLLKDKGMIYGIGKRDNNILTILKVETLLKRDF, from the coding sequence ATGAACGACAAATTAAATCAGGTTCTAAAAAAACAAAAAAGTCAGGTGATGGATCCGAGCGAAAAAGAGCGCGAGGAGATCGTCCAGCTAGTCGGTTTTATCGTGGGCGACGAGGAGTACGCGATACCTATTTTAAATATCCAAGAGATCATTAAGCCGATCGAATACACTCGTGTCCCTAGCGTGCCGGACTATGTTTTAGGCGTGTTTAACCTGCGCGGTAGCGTCATCCCGCTAATCGACCTGAGAAAGAAATTTTCTCTAAATGCCGCAAAACCGAGCCCAAGCACGAGGTATATCGTGATGAAAGAGGGCGATAACGTTGCGGGATTTGTGATCGACAGGCTAACGGAAGCCATCAGGATACAGCAAAACAGGATCGATCCGCCGCCTGAAACGCTTTTAAAAGACAAAGGCATGATTTACGGTATCGGCAAAAGAGACAACAATATCCTTACGATTTTAAAAGTCGAAACATTGCTAAAACGCGATTTCTAG
- a CDS encoding chemotaxis protein CheW, with protein MDDMKEIMEDFLVEAFELVEQIDHDLIELESNPEDLELLNRIFRVAHTVKGSSSFLNFDILTRLTHHMEDVLNKARRGELKITPDIMDVVLESVDMMKGLLHGIRDSGNDTDVGIEIEDICKRLTSISEGEAPSAAASEPTPAAPEPVVETPIEPEPVSDENLSNLSDDEVEAEIERLLKVRKAEDQARRAQKAAGGEALKPTAPAAPQAPTPSNSAPAPKAAPAKPADKKEDKKVPAPSSGANADEQTIRVEVKRLDHLMNLIGELVLGKNRLLKIYDDVEERYEGEKFLEELNQVVSSLSLVTTDIQLAVMKTRMLPIAKVFNKFPRMIRDLSRELNKQIDLEITGEETELDKSIVEQIGDPLVHMIRNSCDHGIEDGATRLAAGKPEKGTIQLKAYNEGNHIVVEITDDGKGLDADMLKSRSIEKGIITEREADAMSDKEAFGLIFKPGFSTAAKVTNVSGRGVGMDVVKTNIEKLNGIIDIESEVGKGTTMKLKIPLTLAIIQSLLVGAQEEFFAIPLASVLETVRVPIDDIYTIDGKNVLRLRDEVLSLVKLSDIFGVKQVFDGGDQTYVVVIGVAEAKLGIIVDSLVGQEEIVIKSMGDYLQNIPGIAGATIRGDGRVTLIIDVGMMMEMAKDIKVDIKASMEASKSVKEKPSDYKVLIVDDSKMDRTIMQKSLAPLGVTVIEATNGVEALAIVKSGEHALDAMLIDIEMPRMDGYTLAAEIRKYSKYRNLPLIAVTSRTSKTDRLRGVEVGMTEYITKPYSSDYLENVVRKNIKLIG; from the coding sequence ATGGATGATATGAAAGAAATAATGGAAGACTTCCTAGTTGAAGCCTTCGAACTGGTAGAACAAATAGACCATGACCTCATAGAACTTGAGTCAAACCCCGAAGATTTAGAGCTTTTAAATAGAATTTTCCGCGTCGCGCATACGGTTAAAGGATCGTCTAGCTTTTTAAATTTCGACATCCTTACTAGGCTCACGCACCACATGGAGGACGTGCTAAACAAGGCCCGCCGCGGCGAGCTAAAGATAACTCCCGATATCATGGACGTGGTGCTAGAGTCAGTGGACATGATGAAAGGGCTACTGCACGGCATCAGAGATAGCGGCAACGATACGGACGTAGGCATAGAGATAGAAGATATATGTAAAAGACTAACCTCGATATCCGAAGGCGAAGCCCCGAGTGCGGCTGCTAGCGAGCCTACTCCCGCAGCGCCTGAGCCTGTAGTAGAGACGCCGATAGAGCCTGAACCCGTTAGCGATGAGAATTTGTCAAATTTAAGCGACGACGAGGTCGAAGCCGAGATAGAAAGACTACTAAAAGTAAGAAAGGCTGAGGATCAAGCAAGACGTGCTCAAAAGGCAGCCGGAGGTGAAGCGCTAAAGCCTACCGCACCGGCTGCGCCGCAAGCTCCAACCCCGTCAAATTCGGCTCCCGCTCCAAAAGCAGCTCCCGCAAAGCCTGCCGATAAAAAAGAGGACAAAAAAGTCCCCGCTCCATCAAGCGGAGCTAACGCGGACGAGCAGACTATACGCGTCGAGGTTAAGCGCCTAGATCACCTGATGAACTTGATCGGCGAGCTGGTGCTTGGCAAAAACAGATTGCTTAAAATTTACGACGACGTCGAGGAGAGATACGAGGGCGAAAAATTCCTCGAGGAGCTAAATCAAGTAGTATCTAGCCTAAGCCTGGTAACTACCGACATCCAGCTAGCCGTTATGAAAACGAGGATGCTACCTATCGCGAAGGTGTTTAATAAATTCCCTCGCATGATCCGCGATCTAAGCCGCGAACTAAATAAGCAAATCGACCTTGAGATCACGGGCGAGGAGACGGAGCTTGATAAATCTATCGTCGAGCAAATCGGCGATCCGCTCGTACACATGATAAGAAACTCGTGCGACCACGGTATCGAAGACGGCGCGACCAGATTAGCCGCCGGCAAACCGGAAAAAGGCACCATCCAGCTAAAAGCCTATAACGAAGGCAACCATATCGTAGTCGAGATCACCGACGACGGTAAGGGCCTAGACGCCGATATGCTAAAATCCAGATCTATAGAAAAAGGCATAATCACTGAGCGCGAAGCTGACGCGATGAGCGATAAAGAGGCGTTCGGACTTATATTTAAACCTGGATTTTCGACTGCGGCGAAGGTAACCAACGTAAGCGGCCGCGGCGTAGGAATGGACGTCGTAAAAACCAATATCGAAAAGCTAAACGGTATAATCGATATCGAAAGCGAAGTGGGCAAGGGCACGACGATGAAGCTAAAGATCCCGCTCACGCTAGCTATCATACAGTCGCTTTTAGTCGGAGCTCAGGAGGAGTTTTTTGCTATTCCTCTAGCAAGTGTTCTAGAGACCGTGCGCGTACCGATCGACGATATCTATACGATCGACGGTAAAAACGTACTTAGACTACGCGACGAAGTGCTATCGCTAGTTAAACTCTCAGATATCTTCGGCGTCAAGCAAGTCTTTGACGGCGGAGATCAGACCTATGTGGTCGTTATCGGCGTAGCGGAGGCGAAGCTTGGCATCATCGTAGATAGCCTCGTAGGACAAGAAGAGATCGTCATAAAATCAATGGGCGATTATCTCCAAAATATCCCTGGAATCGCAGGCGCCACGATAAGAGGCGACGGCCGTGTAACGCTAATCATCGACGTAGGTATGATGATGGAGATGGCAAAAGATATAAAAGTAGACATAAAAGCCAGTATGGAAGCCTCAAAGAGCGTCAAAGAAAAGCCGAGCGATTATAAGGTGCTAATCGTAGACGACTCTAAGATGGACAGAACGATCATGCAAAAATCGCTAGCCCCTCTTGGCGTAACGGTTATCGAGGCTACCAACGGCGTCGAGGCTCTAGCTATCGTAAAATCGGGCGAACACGCGCTTGATGCGATGCTAATAGATATCGAGATGCCGCGAATGGACGGCTATACGCTGGCAGCTGAGATCAGAAAGTATTCAAAATATAGAAATTTGCCGCTCATAGCGGTAACTTCAAGGACGTCAAAGACCGATAGGCTAAGGGGCGTAGAGGTAGGAATGACCGAGTACATCACCAAGCCGTATTCGTCGGATTACCTTGAAAACGTAGTTAGAAAAAATATCAAACTAATAGGATAG
- a CDS encoding chemotaxis protein — MLNNGTLKTGSNEMELVDFRIFKQAGDKVYEGIYGVNVSKVREIIKMPNLTELPGVPEYIEGIFDLRGVVIPVINLAKWMQINEPKDLAIKPRVIIAEFSEILIGFIVHEAKRIRRISWADIEAATFASNAGTLDKGKITGVTRIENDEVLLILDLESVVEELGIYSPKIEVEIDQNKLLSGLALVLDDSSTARKLVKDTLEKMGLKVVEAKDGIEGLDRMQDLYEMYGDKLDSHLKVILSDIEMPQMDGYRFASTIKDDPRYTGIPIIFNSSLSKDYTEAQSKEAGAAAYLTKFDATLFYNEVLRVIEANKK; from the coding sequence ATGCTTAACAACGGCACATTAAAAACCGGTTCAAACGAGATGGAGCTTGTTGATTTTCGTATCTTTAAGCAGGCGGGAGACAAGGTATATGAGGGCATATACGGCGTCAACGTCTCCAAGGTGCGCGAGATCATCAAGATGCCGAATTTGACCGAGCTTCCCGGAGTACCCGAGTATATCGAGGGGATTTTTGACCTGCGCGGCGTAGTTATACCCGTGATAAATTTGGCCAAATGGATGCAGATAAACGAGCCTAAAGACTTGGCGATCAAGCCTCGCGTCATCATCGCCGAATTTAGCGAGATTTTGATAGGTTTTATCGTCCATGAGGCAAAACGTATCAGGCGTATAAGCTGGGCGGATATCGAGGCGGCGACTTTCGCCTCAAATGCCGGAACGCTGGATAAAGGAAAGATCACGGGCGTAACCCGCATCGAAAACGACGAGGTCTTGCTCATACTCGATCTTGAAAGCGTCGTCGAAGAGCTTGGCATATATAGCCCGAAAATCGAAGTAGAAATCGATCAAAACAAGCTTTTAAGCGGCCTAGCGCTTGTGCTAGACGATAGCTCGACGGCTAGAAAGCTTGTAAAAGATACTCTAGAAAAAATGGGTCTAAAAGTGGTCGAAGCAAAAGATGGCATAGAAGGGCTTGATAGGATGCAAGATCTTTACGAGATGTACGGCGATAAGCTTGATAGCCATCTAAAGGTGATTTTAAGCGATATAGAGATGCCGCAGATGGACGGATATCGCTTTGCATCGACGATAAAAGACGATCCAAGATATACGGGAATTCCTATTATATTTAACTCTTCTTTGAGTAAAGACTACACCGAAGCTCAAAGCAAAGAGGCCGGAGCCGCCGCGTATCTAACCAAATTTGACGCGACGCTATTTTACAACGAGGTGCTTCGCGTGATCGAAGCGAACAAGAAATAA
- a CDS encoding UDP-2,3-diacylglucosamine diphosphatase produces the protein MPEQIVIKSGAIFIADSHENENRENFWHFLCALKSGEIKTPQLFLMGDMFDFLAGECEFFVKFYERYVRAIDELGEEMEIYYFEGNHDFNLSRLFKNVKAYPIGAQPVKFATECGQSVLIAHGDIFLPFVAKYALRFLRVKFFLKTMNFFDKFLNFRLSKRILNKLKRKILDYKILNFKNLVEAKMRRYNAFYEADIIIEGHYHQGEQYTIGKQKYINVPSFACEQSYFVVEYGQNIKFARKSVKV, from the coding sequence ATGCCTGAGCAAATCGTCATAAAAAGCGGCGCGATCTTTATCGCCGACTCGCACGAAAACGAAAATCGCGAAAATTTTTGGCATTTTTTATGCGCGTTAAAAAGCGGCGAGATAAAGACGCCGCAGCTGTTTTTGATGGGCGATATGTTTGATTTTCTGGCAGGCGAGTGCGAGTTTTTCGTCAAATTTTACGAACGATACGTCCGCGCGATCGACGAGCTGGGCGAGGAAATGGAAATTTATTATTTCGAGGGAAATCACGATTTTAACCTATCAAGGCTGTTTAAAAACGTCAAAGCCTATCCTATCGGCGCCCAGCCGGTTAAATTTGCCACTGAGTGCGGACAAAGCGTGCTTATTGCGCATGGAGATATATTTTTGCCTTTTGTTGCAAAATACGCTTTGAGATTTTTGCGCGTCAAATTCTTTTTAAAAACGATGAATTTTTTCGATAAATTTTTAAATTTTAGACTCTCGAAACGAATTTTAAATAAGCTTAAACGAAAAATTTTAGATTATAAAATACTGAATTTTAAGAATTTAGTCGAGGCGAAAATGCGCCGATATAACGCATTTTACGAGGCTGACATCATCATCGAGGGGCACTATCACCAAGGCGAACAGTACACGATAGGTAAACAAAAATATATAAATGTTCCATCTTTTGCATGCGAGCAAAGCTATTTTGTAGTAGAATACGGCCAAAATATTAAGTTTGCTCGAAAGAGCGTAAAGGTTTAG